GCGACGCCGGGGGTCGATTTCGGCTCCAACGGCGAGGGCTTTCTCCGTTTCTCTTACGCAAACAGCGTCGAGAACATCAGGGAGGCATTCAAAAGAATCGGTAATTTCCTGGAGAGCAAATACGGCAGAGTCGTGAAGGGAGGTTGAAGGTATGATTATGGCAGAGTTCAGCATTTTTCCCGTGGGCACCGGTGAAAGCCTCAGCCCGTACATTGCGCGGTGCACGAAAATTATCGAGGAAAGCGGGGTGAAGAATCAGCTGCACGCGATGGGCACCATCCTCGAGGGATCCTGGGATCAGGTTTTCGGGGTGATCAAGAGATGCTTCGAGGAACTCGAAAAAGACTGCCCGCGGATCTCCCTCAATATCAAATTGGATTACCGGAAGGGCGAATCCTACCGGATGGATGCAAAGGTAAAGGCGGTTCTCAGCAAGATCTGAGAAGACATTCATGGCAATCGAAAAGCTGGTACATTGGGGCGCCTACGTGCTCGGGTCCTATCTCCTCGGGGCAATACCCTTCGGGCTGATCGTGGCCTATATTTTCGGGGGCGGGGTAGATCCCCGGGAGGTGGGTTCGGGAAACATAGGCGCGACCAACGTTGCCCGGGCAGCCGGAAAAATCGGCGGGGCCCTCACCCTCATCCTCGATGCGGCAAA
This is a stretch of genomic DNA from Deltaproteobacteria bacterium. It encodes these proteins:
- a CDS encoding MTH1187 family thiamine-binding protein, with protein sequence MIMAEFSIFPVGTGESLSPYIARCTKIIEESGVKNQLHAMGTILEGSWDQVFGVIKRCFEELEKDCPRISLNIKLDYRKGESYRMDAKVKAVLSKI